In Rhodothermales bacterium, the following proteins share a genomic window:
- a CDS encoding YceI family protein has product MTRSLLIPTLALLVLGAAGWASDSFTFDRSGQIWVEGTSSIRDWDCQVGQFAGTLDADVEGTDLTSLGGTIVTIPVQSIDCGNGTMNRHLRDALGQTPIRYTLTSATLGAPEADGWTTIRTTGRLTISGTIGPAQMTVKGKALDDGRFRFTGQHTLLMTDFGIDPPTVLLGTLKTRDEVTVYFDVTVSPLGSN; this is encoded by the coding sequence ATGACACGCTCCCTCCTCATCCCCACCCTCGCCCTCCTCGTCCTCGGCGCAGCGGGCTGGGCCTCCGATTCTTTCACTTTTGACCGCAGCGGCCAGATCTGGGTCGAGGGCACCTCGTCGATCCGCGACTGGGACTGCCAGGTCGGGCAGTTCGCCGGCACGCTCGACGCCGACGTGGAAGGCACCGACCTGACCTCGCTCGGCGGCACGATCGTGACGATCCCGGTGCAGAGCATCGACTGCGGCAACGGCACGATGAACCGCCATCTGCGCGACGCGCTCGGCCAGACGCCGATCCGCTACACGCTCACGAGCGCGACGCTCGGTGCACCGGAGGCCGACGGGTGGACCACGATCCGCACGACCGGCCGGCTCACGATCTCTGGAACCATAGGTCCCGCGCAGATGACCGTCAAGGGCAAGGCACTGGACGACGGCCGCTTCCGCTTCACCGGCCAGCACACCCTCCTGATGACGGATTTCGGCATCGACCCGCCGACCGTCCTCCTCGGCACGCTCAAGACCCGAGACGAGGTCACGGTCTACTTCGACGTCACCGTCAGTCCCCTCG